In Clostridium swellfunianum, a genomic segment contains:
- a CDS encoding DUF3343 domain-containing protein, translating to MENAIKNYILFPNYTTGLTLEALLKKEKIKYTIVPTPRELSVSCGICMEYKKEDEEAIKSLVSDNSISIIGFKSLEKVYKKFY from the coding sequence ATGGAAAATGCAATTAAAAACTATATTCTTTTTCCTAACTACACAACAGGTCTGACACTTGAAGCTCTTTTAAAGAAAGAAAAGATAAAATATACAATAGTTCCAACGCCAAGAGAGCTTTCAGTGTCCTGCGGCATTTGCATGGAGTATAAGAAGGAAGATGAAGAGGCTATAAAAAGTCTTGTGAGTGATAACTCAATTTCAATCATTGGCTTTAAAAGCTTAGAAAAAGTTTATAAGAAATTTTATTAA
- a CDS encoding double-cubane-cluster-containing anaerobic reductase: MGDYRQLWKDLNMDLEKHDQLCAVLPEMYGSVYLSQENRPEGMNYFNFVVSEVHGLRPAELNAHKEKGGKVLGTFCVFVPDEVILAANAISVGLCAGSQFWVEDGEKHLPRNMCPLIKAAVGAKVSGTCPYFQSVDMIVGETTCDGKKKAWEILDEYVPVHVMDLPQMKRTKDYNMWMDEIKIFIEKVEELTGNKVTVESLKKGIEIANSKRRALKRLYDFRKLTPSPISGKDALLISQIAFYDDPERFVAQVNALCDELEERAKAMKSEGKKRIMITGTPMALPNWKLHDIIENLEAEVVVEETCTGTRYFENEVSLEGETIENLIKNLADRYLNINCACFTPNTGRIDDIKRYVEEYKVDGVVYSNLSFCHTYAIEYNKVEKELKEAGIPIINIETDYSTEDAGQIKTRVEAFLEML, translated from the coding sequence ATGGGTGACTACAGACAATTATGGAAAGATTTAAACATGGATTTAGAAAAGCACGACCAATTATGTGCAGTGCTTCCTGAGATGTATGGTTCAGTATATTTGAGCCAAGAAAACAGACCAGAGGGAATGAACTATTTTAATTTTGTTGTTTCAGAGGTTCATGGCTTAAGACCAGCTGAACTTAATGCTCATAAGGAAAAGGGCGGCAAGGTGCTTGGAACCTTCTGCGTATTTGTACCAGATGAAGTTATACTTGCTGCAAATGCAATATCAGTTGGGCTTTGCGCTGGTTCACAGTTTTGGGTTGAGGATGGTGAAAAGCATCTTCCAAGAAATATGTGTCCATTAATAAAAGCAGCTGTAGGAGCAAAGGTTAGCGGAACTTGTCCTTATTTTCAATCTGTAGACATGATAGTTGGAGAAACTACTTGTGATGGAAAGAAAAAAGCTTGGGAGATATTAGATGAATATGTACCAGTACATGTTATGGATCTTCCTCAAATGAAAAGAACAAAAGATTATAACATGTGGATGGATGAAATAAAAATATTTATAGAAAAAGTTGAAGAGCTTACAGGAAACAAGGTTACTGTAGAAAGCTTAAAGAAAGGTATTGAAATAGCTAACAGCAAGAGAAGAGCTTTAAAGAGACTTTATGATTTTAGAAAGCTGACACCATCACCAATAAGCGGTAAGGATGCACTCTTAATTTCCCAAATAGCCTTCTATGATGATCCAGAAAGATTTGTTGCTCAAGTTAATGCCTTGTGCGATGAGCTTGAGGAAAGAGCTAAAGCAATGAAGAGCGAAGGTAAGAAGAGAATAATGATAACAGGAACTCCAATGGCTCTTCCAAACTGGAAGCTTCATGACATAATAGAAAATTTAGAGGCTGAGGTTGTAGTTGAAGAAACCTGTACAGGTACAAGATACTTTGAAAATGAAGTATCACTGGAAGGCGAAACTATAGAAAACCTAATAAAGAATCTTGCTGACAGATATTTAAACATAAACTGTGCTTGCTTTACACCAAACACAGGAAGAATAGATGATATCAAGAGATATGTAGAAGAATACAAAGTAGATGGAGTTGTTTACTCAAATCTTTCCTTCTGCCATACTTATGCTATTGAATACAACAAGGTAGAAAAAGAGTTAAAGGAAGCAGGAATTCCAATAATAAATATAGAAACTGATTACTCCACTGAAGATGCTGGACAAATTAAAACAAGAGTGGAAGCCTTCTTGGAAATGCTATAA
- a CDS encoding acyl-CoA dehydratase activase has translation MFYIGIDIGSTASKTAVFEDDKLLSCFTQPTGWSSVETAESIKQRLMEAGYFEKSSIVATGYGRVSVPYAKKTITEITCHGKGAHYLFNEDCTVIDIGGQDTKIITLRNGNVTDFTMNDKCAAGTGRFLELMAGTLGLSINKLSELSKLGSSTTISSMCTVFAESEVISLIGRGEKRENIAFAVIDAITSKVKSLCQKHSTIGNYILTGGLCENSAILESFSRKLGKRVKSHELGRYAGAIGAAVAAKAMNK, from the coding sequence ATGTTTTACATAGGAATTGACATTGGTTCAACTGCTTCAAAGACAGCTGTATTTGAGGATGACAAGCTTCTTAGCTGTTTTACGCAGCCTACTGGGTGGAGCAGTGTTGAAACTGCAGAAAGCATAAAACAGAGGCTTATGGAAGCAGGATATTTTGAAAAAAGCAGTATAGTTGCGACTGGCTATGGAAGAGTTTCTGTACCCTATGCAAAAAAAACTATTACTGAAATAACCTGTCATGGAAAAGGAGCACATTATCTTTTTAACGAAGATTGCACTGTTATAGACATAGGCGGGCAAGATACAAAAATTATTACCCTTCGAAACGGAAACGTAACCGATTTCACTATGAACGACAAATGTGCCGCTGGAACAGGCAGATTTTTAGAGCTTATGGCAGGAACCTTAGGGCTAAGCATAAACAAGCTTAGCGAGCTTTCTAAGCTTGGGAGCTCTACAACCATTAGTTCTATGTGTACGGTATTTGCTGAATCAGAGGTAATAAGCTTAATTGGCCGAGGGGAAAAAAGAGAAAATATAGCTTTTGCAGTTATAGATGCAATAACCTCAAAGGTTAAGTCTTTATGTCAAAAGCATAGCACCATAGGCAATTATATTTTGACTGGAGGTCTATGCGAAAACAGCGCAATTCTTGAAAGCTTTTCAAGGAAGCTTGGCAAAAGGGTTAAGTCCCATGAGCTCGGAAGATACGCAGGAGCAATAGGAGCAGCTGTTGCAGCTAAAGCTATGAATAAATAA
- a CDS encoding alkaline phosphatase family protein, with the protein MKNKKCLSIILTLLMVFTALPIGYVKEKVKAEQGQKNYVLNIIWDGLSAEYYNSLKEKGLKAPNLEALIQNGTKLENLKTTIPSYGGAQAAAVTGAYPGTNNFLYRYLDKDTSTYKANVYDFNAETIFEAINRQNPSIKTLALGMNVAGKTLEGRGVFAADENHKYIKYALGDNLVAFDKTADDIVAAINSENLPEYIMAYSNDIKMLYWGGGASNPELVDSSVIAKLEAMDLKLKQVTDALKAKGVFDKTVIMLNSLSSMYITKSKISVETMASSITNATGVKTQFISANPAVDTKATIIKHYIMKYAQLTFTKNATQEDKDKVLAYIKDSSSDAGKLIKSVITPQEVSAPEAFADYLLNPIDNYTFSQSGAESFRTDNLDDLNQFCVVSGNGVIRNFKPEKANLVDIATNVSNILGINPPANNEGKLWSMFDFVKPTLSLTLEGEKDSEGNYLKQVKATINASDNKNFTVQYDLGEGYVNYTGPITIGKDCILKVKVVDEAGNLTYKEEAIKFINLIDSVVIEGNTEALKDSLVTEDNAVKVIGTTQVKDNSFIAKINEEQVPVSSGSFSKNVQLSDGENIIKLEAELNGVGNVITKRILKPYSPRITSIEDGAIVSNSLLNLEAVVCPESAVTVNGKNVTVDSQGKLSAELELAEGENNISIKAALGSTIKEANMKVNYYTPVKIDITNLKNKQIVKEAAVKIEGTVDKDCSIKVNGASTELISNKFSKELKLSKGVNTITVEADYKGVIASKSIKVNYIAPDENYVVYINWDGFAHYYYEEASKLGKTPIIDSLIKEGTYFKNAYTGIPSITNAMQAAIVSGTYSGGTGNGYRYFDKKNNVVVQFSRENNAETIAEAALRQGLKPASVHQFALQDRGTVIGDANRPYIQLPDPSDYAVRFDGAIKLIKGEPVGEDIGKVELDDIPKFLALYMDDLDGVGHNEKSAYDSPVALTEAERMQNVVKRLNLMDQKLGEFIEACKERGIYDNMSFVLTTDHGMAPFGQQGAEADDYGYSKLPDLTSTIEKLGYKSEVLFGGQSPKSDTDVVIVDVGLQAQLSFTKTFTEQDIEKIINAVKDKVYVGRIMKVDEMKQRGVMDGFADLIISPKAPYSFKTGDPKLYAARGQHDSLDEKAQHIFSLMWGKGIKKGYSYEDRMYNIDFAVTMSKLLNMEAPKNSTGMLLSSALEENNGGDNGSDNNGGNNGGDNGNGGDNGSGDNQNPDNPGNNDNGSDNGGGQTDTDSPSSGTIPQTGSPVDFASLMLLGTVILVSGTFIFKKRA; encoded by the coding sequence ATGAAAAATAAAAAGTGTTTAAGCATTATTCTAACACTGCTTATGGTGTTTACTGCACTGCCCATTGGGTATGTAAAGGAAAAGGTTAAGGCAGAGCAAGGACAAAAAAACTATGTACTGAATATAATTTGGGATGGTTTATCAGCAGAGTATTATAATTCCTTGAAAGAAAAAGGACTTAAGGCGCCTAATTTAGAGGCTTTGATTCAAAACGGTACAAAGCTTGAAAATCTTAAAACTACAATACCTTCCTATGGCGGTGCTCAGGCAGCAGCAGTTACAGGAGCCTATCCTGGAACAAACAATTTTCTTTACAGATATTTGGATAAGGACACCTCCACATATAAAGCAAATGTTTATGATTTTAATGCAGAAACTATTTTTGAAGCTATAAACAGGCAAAATCCAAGTATTAAAACCTTAGCGCTAGGCATGAATGTTGCAGGAAAAACACTTGAGGGTAGAGGAGTTTTTGCAGCTGACGAGAATCATAAATATATTAAGTATGCCCTTGGAGATAATCTTGTAGCTTTTGATAAAACTGCAGATGATATTGTTGCAGCAATAAACTCTGAGAACCTACCAGAGTATATAATGGCTTACTCAAATGATATAAAGATGCTTTACTGGGGTGGTGGAGCCTCAAATCCAGAACTAGTTGACTCAAGCGTTATAGCTAAGCTTGAAGCTATGGACTTAAAGCTTAAACAAGTAACTGATGCCTTAAAAGCAAAGGGCGTATTTGATAAAACTGTAATAATGTTAAACTCACTGTCTTCTATGTACATTACTAAAAGCAAAATATCAGTAGAAACCATGGCAAGCAGCATAACAAATGCAACAGGGGTGAAAACTCAATTTATTAGTGCTAATCCAGCTGTAGATACTAAAGCTACAATTATAAAGCATTATATTATGAAGTATGCTCAGCTTACCTTTACTAAAAATGCAACTCAAGAAGATAAGGACAAAGTGCTTGCTTATATCAAAGACAGCAGCAGTGATGCTGGCAAGCTTATAAAAAGTGTAATAACTCCTCAGGAAGTGTCAGCACCAGAGGCTTTTGCAGATTATTTATTAAATCCAATAGACAACTACACTTTTTCTCAGTCTGGAGCAGAATCATTCAGAACTGACAATCTTGATGACTTGAATCAATTTTGCGTTGTATCAGGAAACGGGGTAATTAGAAATTTTAAGCCTGAAAAAGCAAACCTGGTTGACATAGCAACAAATGTATCCAATATACTTGGCATTAATCCTCCAGCAAATAATGAAGGAAAGCTATGGAGCATGTTTGACTTTGTAAAGCCAACCTTAAGCCTAACTCTAGAGGGAGAAAAGGATAGTGAAGGCAATTATCTTAAGCAGGTTAAGGCTACAATAAACGCTTCGGACAATAAAAATTTTACAGTGCAGTACGATTTAGGTGAAGGTTATGTGAACTATACTGGTCCAATAACTATAGGCAAAGATTGCATCTTAAAGGTTAAAGTAGTTGATGAAGCAGGAAATTTAACCTATAAAGAAGAAGCTATAAAATTTATAAATCTTATAGACAGTGTTGTTATTGAAGGAAACACTGAGGCTTTAAAGGATTCACTTGTTACTGAAGATAATGCAGTAAAGGTTATAGGAACAACTCAGGTTAAAGATAATAGCTTTATAGCAAAAATCAACGAAGAGCAAGTACCAGTATCTTCAGGAAGCTTCAGTAAGAATGTGCAGCTTAGTGATGGAGAAAATATAATAAAGCTTGAGGCAGAGCTTAATGGGGTTGGAAACGTAATAACAAAGAGAATCTTAAAGCCTTATTCTCCAAGGATAACTTCTATAGAAGATGGAGCTATAGTTTCTAATTCCTTATTAAACCTTGAAGCAGTAGTGTGTCCAGAGTCAGCTGTTACCGTAAATGGAAAAAATGTAACCGTTGACAGTCAGGGAAAATTAAGTGCAGAGCTTGAACTAGCAGAGGGAGAAAATAATATTTCTATAAAGGCAGCTTTAGGCTCAACTATAAAGGAAGCTAATATGAAGGTTAATTATTATACCCCAGTAAAAATAGACATAACAAATTTAAAGAACAAGCAAATAGTTAAGGAAGCTGCAGTAAAAATAGAAGGAACAGTAGATAAGGACTGCAGTATTAAAGTTAATGGAGCTTCAACAGAGCTTATTAGTAATAAGTTTTCAAAGGAATTGAAGCTTTCAAAGGGTGTAAATACTATAACAGTTGAAGCTGACTACAAGGGCGTTATAGCTTCAAAAAGCATAAAGGTAAACTATATAGCACCAGATGAAAATTATGTGGTTTATATTAACTGGGACGGCTTTGCACATTATTACTATGAAGAGGCCAGCAAGCTTGGCAAAACCCCAATAATAGATAGCCTTATAAAGGAAGGAACCTATTTTAAAAATGCATATACAGGCATTCCTTCAATAACAAACGCAATGCAGGCAGCTATAGTATCAGGTACCTATTCCGGCGGAACAGGCAACGGTTATAGATATTTTGATAAGAAAAACAATGTAGTTGTTCAATTCTCAAGAGAAAATAATGCTGAAACAATTGCAGAAGCTGCATTAAGACAAGGACTTAAGCCAGCCTCAGTGCATCAGTTTGCACTTCAAGATAGGGGTACGGTAATTGGAGATGCAAATAGGCCCTACATTCAACTTCCAGACCCAAGCGATTATGCAGTAAGATTTGATGGAGCGATAAAGCTTATAAAAGGCGAACCTGTTGGTGAAGATATAGGAAAAGTTGAACTAGATGACATACCAAAATTTTTAGCTTTATATATGGATGATTTAGATGGAGTAGGACATAACGAAAAGAGCGCTTATGATTCACCAGTTGCCTTAACAGAAGCAGAAAGAATGCAGAATGTAGTAAAAAGATTAAACCTTATGGACCAAAAGCTTGGAGAATTCATAGAAGCCTGCAAGGAAAGAGGAATATATGACAACATGAGCTTTGTATTAACCACAGACCACGGCATGGCCCCATTTGGGCAGCAGGGTGCTGAAGCAGACGACTATGGCTATTCAAAGCTTCCTGACTTAACAAGCACCATTGAAAAGCTAGGCTATAAGAGCGAAGTTTTATTTGGAGGACAGAGTCCAAAGTCAGATACTGACGTAGTAATAGTAGATGTAGGGCTTCAGGCTCAGCTTTCCTTTACAAAGACCTTTACTGAGCAGGATATAGAAAAAATAATTAATGCAGTTAAAGACAAGGTTTATGTAGGAAGAATAATGAAGGTTGATGAAATGAAGCAAAGAGGGGTAATGGATGGCTTTGCTGATTTGATTATCTCTCCAAAGGCTCCCTATAGCTTCAAAACAGGAGATCCTAAGCTGTATGCAGCAAGAGGACAGCATGATTCCTTGGATGAAAAGGCACAGCATATATTCTCGCTAATGTGGGGAAAAGGAATTAAAAAAGGCTATTCCTATGAAGATAGAATGTACAATATAGACTTTGCTGTAACTATGTCTAAGCTATTAAATATGGAAGCGCCTAAAAACTCCACAGGAATGCTTTTAAGCTCAGCTCTGGAAGAAAACAATGGCGGCGATAATGGCAGTGATAACAACGGTGGAAATAATGGCGGCGATAATGGAAATGGCGGAGACAACGGTTCTGGAGATAATCAAAATCCAGATAACCCAGGAAATAATGATAACGGCAGCGACAATGGTGGAGGGCAAACAGATACAGATTCACCAAGTTCAGGCACTATACCTCAAACGGGCTCACCGGTAGATTTTGCTTCGCTAATGCTTTTAGGAACCGTAATTTTAGTTTCAGGGACATTTATATTTAAAAAACGAGCATAG
- a CDS encoding Gfo/Idh/MocA family protein, with translation MDKIKIGVISFEHMHAVSYTNALKNIPEVELAGIADSDLERGTKMAEAFNTIYYKDYKELLNTDIDGVIVCTCNKLHAETVVAAAKAKKHIIVEKPFATNYEDAEAMINAAKENNVKLLTAFPMRFNQAVIEAKQAVDRGEIGEILCITGINHGKIPSGWFLDKDLAGGGAVMDHTVHVADLMNWFTGSKCKSVYAESGELIHNKGIDDCGIVNVEFENGVFGTIDCSWGHHKNYPIWPEVYMEIVGTKGVLEVEAFRQTERVYSVKNNSIDDEMWADGGDEGLIKEFIKVIEAAKKGEDLKDSHYASGIDGKRAMEIALSAYKSSATHMVSSN, from the coding sequence ATGGATAAGATAAAAATCGGAGTTATTAGCTTTGAACATATGCATGCAGTAAGCTATACAAATGCATTAAAGAATATTCCTGAGGTAGAGCTGGCAGGCATAGCAGACAGCGACCTTGAAAGAGGAACAAAAATGGCTGAAGCCTTTAATACAATCTATTATAAGGACTATAAGGAGCTTCTAAACACCGACATAGATGGAGTAATAGTTTGTACCTGCAACAAGCTTCATGCAGAAACTGTGGTTGCTGCTGCAAAAGCAAAAAAGCATATTATTGTTGAAAAACCTTTTGCAACAAACTATGAAGATGCTGAAGCAATGATTAATGCAGCAAAGGAAAACAATGTTAAGCTTCTTACAGCTTTTCCAATGAGATTTAATCAAGCTGTTATAGAAGCAAAGCAAGCAGTTGATAGAGGAGAAATAGGTGAAATACTGTGCATAACAGGAATAAACCATGGCAAAATTCCTTCAGGCTGGTTCCTAGATAAGGATTTGGCAGGAGGAGGAGCTGTTATGGATCATACAGTTCATGTGGCAGACCTAATGAATTGGTTCACAGGCAGCAAGTGCAAATCAGTTTATGCTGAGTCAGGAGAACTTATTCACAACAAAGGTATTGATGACTGCGGAATAGTAAATGTAGAATTTGAAAACGGTGTATTCGGAACTATAGACTGCAGCTGGGGACATCATAAAAACTATCCTATATGGCCTGAGGTTTATATGGAAATTGTGGGTACAAAAGGAGTTCTTGAAGTTGAAGCCTTTAGACAAACTGAAAGAGTATACTCTGTTAAAAACAATTCCATAGATGATGAAATGTGGGCTGATGGCGGAGATGAGGGCTTAATAAAAGAATTTATAAAAGTTATAGAAGCAGCTAAAAAAGGAGAAGACCTTAAAGACAGCCACTATGCAAGCGGCATAGACGGCAAACGTGCTATGGAAATAGCACTATCAGCCTATAAATCCAGCGCCACTCATATGGTAAGCTCAAACTAA
- a CDS encoding Gfo/Idh/MocA family protein produces the protein MLKVALLGAGVMGGVHGNGYKSIEGAKLVAVCDLREEKGTAIASQHNANYYKDFEEMMRSEEIDVVDICLPTYLHKEFALKAIEMGKHVFCEKPIALKVEDAEAMVKAASDRGVKFSVGHVVRFFPAYKHAAEVVKSGRIGDVKLIRATRTGAFPSWNWNNWYSNYDLSGGPLLDLIIHDFDWISYNFGEVERVYARSFNGKVEKKEHCLVTLRLKNGAIAHVEGSWAYPDGATFGTTLELIGTEGQLELDSRKSSPIVKHIPNGTGIKVALDSPLSSSQEPYTMEIQEFISSIIENREPLVTGEEAVNALKISLAAIEASKNAAPVTLGGDK, from the coding sequence ATGTTAAAGGTAGCTTTGTTAGGTGCAGGTGTAATGGGAGGTGTACATGGAAACGGCTATAAAAGCATAGAAGGAGCTAAGCTTGTAGCTGTTTGCGATTTGAGAGAAGAAAAAGGAACAGCTATAGCCTCCCAGCACAATGCCAACTATTATAAAGACTTTGAGGAAATGATGAGAAGCGAAGAAATAGATGTAGTAGATATATGCCTTCCAACTTACCTTCATAAGGAATTTGCGCTAAAAGCAATAGAAATGGGAAAGCATGTATTTTGCGAAAAGCCTATAGCTCTAAAGGTTGAAGATGCAGAAGCTATGGTAAAGGCTGCGTCAGATAGAGGGGTTAAGTTTTCTGTAGGCCACGTAGTAAGATTTTTCCCAGCCTATAAGCATGCAGCAGAGGTAGTTAAAAGCGGAAGAATAGGTGACGTAAAGCTTATAAGGGCAACTAGAACAGGAGCATTTCCATCTTGGAACTGGAATAACTGGTACTCTAATTATGACCTAAGCGGAGGTCCTCTTTTAGACCTTATCATACATGACTTTGACTGGATAAGCTACAATTTTGGAGAAGTGGAAAGGGTATATGCTAGAAGCTTTAATGGAAAGGTAGAGAAAAAAGAGCACTGTCTTGTGACTTTAAGGCTAAAAAACGGTGCAATAGCTCACGTAGAAGGCAGCTGGGCATATCCAGACGGAGCAACCTTTGGAACAACTCTTGAGCTTATTGGTACAGAAGGTCAGCTAGAGCTTGACAGCAGAAAAAGCTCACCTATAGTTAAGCATATTCCAAATGGTACTGGAATTAAAGTAGCCTTAGACAGCCCTCTTTCAAGCTCTCAGGAACCTTATACCATGGAAATACAAGAATTTATCAGTTCTATAATAGAAAACAGAGAGCCTCTTGTAACAGGTGAAGAAGCGGTAAATGCACTTAAGATAAGCCTAGCAGCAATTGAGGCATCAAAAAATGCAGCACCAGTGACCTTAGGAGGGGATAAGTAA
- a CDS encoding PHP domain-containing protein, whose amino-acid sequence MLKIDYHMHTTFSDGEPTYKQVIDRAKELGLDCIAITDHFDPYDPNPRVNCLKEEELLKFFKQIKTYAEEVGQRVLCGLETCTDYKGNLRLSDKVIESCELIITSPHYVEYHKELIPGNYFDDCYWESYKEKVLNMAAAGGDILGHAEAYLPYRELLVPNTTDFEGRIALALKIANKYFDEKYIDELTKALKKSKKAYELHCATSTPREWVIEKLIKEDIKLSFGSDAHGLSKVGNIAWAEKMLRKFNAENQQFVKNI is encoded by the coding sequence ATGCTTAAAATAGATTATCATATGCATACTACTTTTTCAGATGGAGAGCCAACCTATAAACAGGTTATAGACAGAGCCAAAGAACTTGGACTAGACTGTATTGCTATAACGGATCACTTTGATCCTTATGACCCTAACCCAAGGGTTAACTGCTTGAAGGAAGAAGAGCTTTTAAAGTTTTTTAAGCAAATAAAAACCTATGCAGAAGAAGTTGGGCAAAGAGTTTTATGCGGACTTGAAACCTGTACTGATTACAAAGGAAACTTAAGGTTAAGCGATAAGGTTATAGAAAGCTGTGAGCTTATTATAACAAGCCCACATTACGTTGAGTACCACAAGGAACTAATCCCGGGAAATTATTTCGACGACTGCTATTGGGAGAGCTATAAGGAAAAGGTATTGAACATGGCAGCAGCTGGAGGAGATATACTGGGACATGCTGAGGCTTATCTGCCCTATAGAGAACTTTTAGTGCCAAACACAACTGACTTTGAAGGCAGAATAGCACTAGCCTTAAAGATAGCAAACAAATATTTTGATGAAAAATATATAGATGAATTAACAAAAGCTTTGAAAAAATCAAAGAAGGCCTATGAACTTCATTGTGCAACAAGCACTCCAAGAGAGTGGGTAATAGAAAAGCTTATAAAAGAAGATATAAAACTTAGTTTTGGTAGTGATGCTCATGGTCTTTCCAAGGTAGGAAATATAGCCTGGGCAGAAAAAATGCTAAGAAAATTTAACGCTGAAAACCAGCAGTTTGTAAAAAATATATAA
- a CDS encoding carbohydrate ABC transporter permease, with product MKRKISNKIILLLMLCIGALLVAVPFIWMIFSSFKTIDEFYLLPPKIFPKKFILDNYIELFKKGNFGLYYFNSIFVTVVQVIFNIFIVTMAGYGFAKYNFKGKKVLFMVILSTTMVPWVATIIPLYIMAYKANLVNTYAGLIIPGLADAFAIFLAKNFMETIPTALIEAARIDGAGEFKIFRKLVLPLVKPVIAVITINKFIGSWNAFQWPLLIVGSDKIRTLPLAVAKFSSQYYDAYNLKMAAACLAIIPVLAVYIAFQKYFVTGISLSGVKE from the coding sequence GTGAAAAGAAAAATATCAAATAAAATTATTCTTTTGCTAATGCTTTGTATAGGAGCTCTTTTAGTAGCAGTACCCTTTATATGGATGATTTTTTCTTCCTTTAAAACTATAGATGAATTTTACTTGCTGCCGCCTAAAATATTTCCTAAGAAGTTTATTTTGGATAACTATATTGAGCTTTTCAAGAAAGGCAACTTTGGGCTGTATTATTTCAACAGTATTTTTGTAACGGTAGTACAGGTTATTTTTAATATTTTTATAGTTACTATGGCGGGCTATGGCTTTGCAAAATACAATTTCAAAGGTAAAAAAGTGTTGTTTATGGTGATTCTATCTACAACTATGGTACCTTGGGTAGCTACCATAATTCCACTTTATATAATGGCTTATAAGGCAAACCTGGTAAATACCTATGCAGGACTTATAATTCCAGGTCTTGCAGATGCTTTTGCCATATTCCTGGCTAAAAACTTCATGGAAACAATTCCTACAGCTCTTATTGAAGCTGCAAGAATTGATGGAGCTGGTGAATTTAAAATCTTTAGAAAGCTAGTGCTTCCTTTAGTAAAACCGGTAATAGCTGTTATAACTATAAACAAGTTTATTGGAAGCTGGAATGCGTTCCAATGGCCTCTTTTAATAGTAGGCAGCGATAAGATAAGAACCCTGCCTCTGGCTGTTGCCAAATTCTCAAGCCAGTACTACGATGCTTATAATTTAAAAATGGCTGCAGCTTGTTTGGCAATAATTCCTGTACTTGCAGTATATATAGCTTTCCAAAAATATTTTGTTACCGGAATATCTTTATCAGGTGTAAAAGAATAG
- a CDS encoding carbohydrate ABC transporter permease encodes MKAKLSAVNMVPQKPKSAKRKLNPTKIAPYIFIAPAVIYICIVTLVPAIMALPISFTDWSALTPKMHFIGLENYKNLLEDKEFFTSLITMGKFFIYVPLVMFFGLLSALLLNSKIKGMTVFRVIFYSPVITSTIAAAILFDWFYQPSFGLFNSILQLIGIPGIGWVTDAKTSVMSVIIFKVWKGFGAAMLIYLAGLQDVPDELKEAASIDGANAWQKFRFITFPLLRPANIYLLITNVIGVFMIFQETFMLKGPLKSTNTVVNYIYEKGFSSSEMGYASAMSFVLFVVILIITLIQYRVMKVDVE; translated from the coding sequence ATGAAAGCTAAGCTAAGTGCAGTAAATATGGTGCCTCAAAAACCTAAGTCAGCAAAAAGAAAATTAAACCCAACTAAAATAGCTCCCTATATCTTTATAGCACCAGCAGTTATATACATCTGCATAGTTACCTTAGTACCAGCAATTATGGCTCTGCCTATAAGCTTTACAGATTGGTCAGCGCTAACCCCTAAAATGCATTTTATAGGCCTTGAAAACTACAAAAACCTGTTAGAGGATAAAGAATTTTTCACTTCTCTAATTACAATGGGTAAATTTTTTATATATGTTCCACTAGTTATGTTTTTTGGACTTTTATCAGCTCTGCTTTTAAACAGCAAAATAAAAGGGATGACAGTATTCAGAGTAATATTTTACTCTCCTGTAATAACTTCAACTATTGCAGCAGCGATACTATTTGATTGGTTTTACCAACCAAGCTTTGGACTTTTTAATAGCATACTACAACTAATCGGCATCCCAGGAATAGGCTGGGTAACTGATGCTAAAACCTCAGTTATGTCGGTAATTATATTTAAGGTATGGAAGGGCTTTGGTGCCGCCATGCTTATATATCTTGCAGGACTTCAGGATGTGCCGGACGAGCTTAAAGAGGCAGCTTCCATAGATGGAGCAAATGCATGGCAAAAATTTAGATTTATAACCTTCCCATTACTTAGACCAGCTAACATATACCTTTTAATAACAAATGTTATTGGGGTATTTATGATATTCCAGGAAACCTTTATGTTAAAGGGACCTTTAAAGAGCACAAATACAGTTGTAAATTATATTTACGAAAAAGGCTTTTCAAGCTCAGAGATGGGTTATGCAAGCGCAATGTCCTTCGTGCTTTTTGTAGTAATCCTTATCATAACCTTAATTCAGTATAGGGTTATGAAAGTAGATGTGGAATAG